The following proteins are encoded in a genomic region of Gimesia algae:
- a CDS encoding sulfatase, translating to MQRFLIILLCITTLSSAETSAADRAPNVVLFLVDDMGWMDSEPYGSRYYETPNMSKLAKQSMRFTNAYATPLCSPTRASILTGQYTSRHGITSATGHRPPQAEDFEYLPKMAPPNQRLRMPVSKNYLDPDQYTIAEALHDAGYRTGHFGKWHLGLTAPHRPDKQGFETVWHCAPDPGPPSYFSPYGVTPTGKPTAQHRVGNITDGPDGEHITDRLTSEAIDFMETHRSEPFFLNLWHYSVHGPWQHKEEYTSEFAKKQDPRKEQRNPVMASMLRNVDESLGRILDKLDELKLADNTLFIFYSDNGGNAHSWSSDDPKLKKITGKHPLYKTIQSYRKWAGGEPPTNNAPLKEGKGRIYEGGQRVPLIVRWPGHIQPGTTSDAIVGPIDLYPTILEVLKLNRPANQIIDGGSFLPVLEQTGQLERTAYFTWFPHLIPAVSVRQGDWKLIRRFEPHRLYPEIRELYNLKADISETNNLASQRPDKVRELDALIDEFVKKTGALYPQPNPAYKPRQANTANKGGDPERGLVPKFSKITLVDGALRMEADGRKPFLGTAQVKQTGPLTLTMRLRSTKGGAGNITWKTAEQTEFPRQGQTVKFDLPAKADWQEIKLNLPVTGKTGIVRLYLPVESEPLDIQSIQFQTAKTKKNIRIWDFRGAKP from the coding sequence ATGCAACGATTCCTGATAATTTTACTTTGTATTACAACACTCAGTTCTGCTGAAACTTCAGCAGCCGACAGAGCCCCTAATGTCGTCTTGTTCCTTGTCGATGACATGGGCTGGATGGATAGTGAACCGTATGGTTCCCGCTATTACGAAACGCCCAACATGTCGAAACTCGCAAAGCAGTCGATGCGTTTCACCAATGCTTATGCGACGCCGCTCTGCTCTCCCACCCGTGCTTCGATCCTGACAGGTCAGTACACATCCCGGCATGGCATTACCAGCGCAACCGGACATCGTCCCCCGCAAGCTGAAGATTTCGAATACCTTCCCAAAATGGCGCCCCCGAACCAGAGGTTGCGCATGCCCGTCAGCAAAAACTATCTCGATCCCGATCAATACACCATTGCCGAAGCATTACACGACGCCGGCTATCGCACGGGCCACTTCGGTAAATGGCACCTGGGCCTGACGGCTCCGCATCGTCCTGACAAACAGGGATTCGAAACCGTCTGGCATTGTGCCCCCGATCCTGGTCCGCCGAGCTACTTTTCTCCGTATGGCGTTACTCCCACAGGCAAACCGACGGCGCAACACCGGGTAGGAAACATCACCGACGGACCAGATGGCGAACACATTACCGATCGACTAACGAGTGAAGCCATCGATTTTATGGAAACACATCGCAGCGAACCTTTCTTTCTGAATCTCTGGCATTACTCGGTACATGGTCCCTGGCAACATAAAGAAGAATACACGTCTGAATTTGCCAAAAAGCAGGACCCGCGTAAGGAGCAGCGTAATCCCGTGATGGCCTCCATGCTGCGTAATGTCGATGAAAGCCTGGGACGCATTCTCGATAAACTGGATGAACTGAAACTGGCTGACAATACCCTTTTCATTTTTTATTCCGACAATGGAGGCAATGCCCACAGTTGGAGTAGCGATGATCCGAAACTAAAGAAGATCACCGGCAAACATCCTCTGTACAAAACCATTCAGAGCTATCGCAAATGGGCAGGCGGAGAACCACCTACCAATAACGCCCCCCTGAAGGAAGGCAAAGGCCGGATCTATGAAGGAGGACAGCGTGTTCCACTCATCGTACGCTGGCCCGGTCACATCCAGCCAGGCACTACTTCTGATGCGATTGTGGGTCCCATTGATCTCTATCCGACAATCCTCGAAGTATTGAAACTAAATCGGCCGGCAAATCAAATCATTGATGGCGGATCGTTTTTACCAGTTCTGGAACAGACGGGACAACTCGAACGAACCGCTTACTTCACCTGGTTCCCACATCTGATCCCCGCTGTCTCAGTGCGACAGGGAGACTGGAAACTGATCCGTCGCTTCGAACCGCATCGCCTCTATCCCGAGATACGAGAACTTTATAATCTGAAAGCGGATATCTCTGAAACCAATAACCTGGCCAGTCAACGGCCAGACAAAGTCCGCGAACTCGATGCGCTAATCGACGAATTCGTTAAGAAGACCGGCGCGCTGTATCCACAACCCAACCCCGCCTATAAACCACGGCAAGCAAACACAGCCAACAAAGGGGGAGATCCAGAGCGGGGTCTGGTTCCTAAATTCTCTAAAATCACGTTGGTCGATGGTGCACTGCGAATGGAAGCCGATGGCCGGAAGCCATTCCTTGGTACGGCTCAGGTGAAACAGACAGGGCCGCTCACACTGACGATGCGATTACGTAGTACGAAAGGGGGTGCGGGAAACATAACCTGGAAAACAGCTGAGCAGACCGAATTCCCTAGACAGGGACAGACGGTGAAATTTGATCTCCCCGCGAAAGCCGACTGGCAGGAGATCAAACTCAATTTGCCCGTCACCGGTAAGACTGGCATAGTCAGACTGTATCTTCCAGTAGAGTCAGAACCACTCGACATTCAATCCATTCAATTTCAGACAGCCAAGACAAAGAAAAATATTCGTATCTGGGATTTCAGGGGGGCAAAACCATGA
- a CDS encoding family 16 glycoside hydrolase: MIRSRLISSALMLLLSLMLYLPHNSVLAAETKLVETFQTPLSKEWFWGLGTWTAQGGVLRGYESGPRRHGPVKLRRFEFGDGVVEFDFRLERSADAAGIIFNGSQERGHLVHVLLTRKEIRILAHAKKGESTDLLREQITLPEQDWHPVKIVFQGPKVKVNFNGNTWTVKHPTISELKQNFGFGGNSGGPKGEKAGAIEFRNLKIQTLIMNPEPE, encoded by the coding sequence ATGATTCGATCCCGATTGATCTCATCCGCGCTGATGCTGTTACTCTCTCTGATGCTTTATCTGCCTCACAACTCTGTGTTGGCTGCGGAGACAAAACTGGTGGAAACGTTTCAGACGCCACTTTCCAAAGAGTGGTTCTGGGGACTGGGAACCTGGACCGCTCAAGGTGGCGTGCTGCGGGGTTATGAATCCGGTCCCCGTCGTCATGGCCCGGTCAAATTGCGTCGCTTTGAATTCGGTGATGGCGTAGTCGAATTTGATTTTCGTCTTGAACGCAGTGCTGACGCTGCAGGGATCATCTTCAATGGTTCGCAGGAACGGGGGCACCTTGTTCATGTGTTGTTGACACGAAAAGAAATCCGCATTTTGGCTCATGCTAAAAAAGGGGAATCGACCGATTTGCTAAGAGAGCAGATCACGCTTCCTGAACAGGACTGGCACCCGGTAAAGATTGTGTTTCAAGGGCCAAAGGTCAAAGTAAACTTTAACGGGAATACCTGGACCGTTAAACATCCCACCATCAGCGAATTGAAACAGAACTTTGGTTTCGGTGGCAACTCCGGAGGCCCTAAGGGGGAAAAAGCGGGCGCCATTGAGTTTAGAAACTTGAAAATTCAAACACTGATCATGAACCCAGAACCAGAATAA